The DNA sequence GAATTGTTCGATCGCATTAAAGAAGGCTTATAGGATTAAACCTATCAATGATTTGAGCGGCCCGATTTTGAGGCCGCTCTTTTTTTGTCCTCTATCTTTTTGCTAAGATCTATTTACCTACGTCTCTTTTTTTTGCCTTTTGTCTTTTTTTCACCGCCCAGATCAATGCGGTTTAAAGGATATGTCACAAGCATGAGCAAAAGCCATACTCCAATAATCACAGAAAGCAATTCTCTTTGAGTGAGAGTGAAGACAAAAGCATGAATACCAACAGCTGTGGCAAATGCGATAACAAAGGATAGAATATATCTTAAAAAGCGTCTTTTTTGACCATTTGCCATAGTTACTTTCCTACAATTTTTTGCTCATATAGGTTACATCATCTTCCGGGTTTTCATTATAGGGATCACATTCCTTAAAGCCGAGAGACTGATAGAGCCTTACGGCAGGAGCAAGGCGCTTGAGACTGTCCAGGCGCATTGTATGATACCCGTAATTTTTTGCCCTGTTCATAATACAAATACTTAAAGCTTTTCCAATACCCGATTTTTGTACATTTGGTTTAACCCACAATCTCTTCATCTCACAAATGGTAGGATCATGATCAAGGAGGGCCACAGCCCCGACCGGTTTTTTGTTTTGATAAGCAAGCAGTAAACAGCGGTATTTTGATGGAAAGGTTGCCATTTCCTCTGAAAAGCCCTGAAATTCTAGAGAAAGACCCGTTTGACTTTCAAGCCAGAGAGCATAATCCCTGAAAAACCCTTTCACGAGTGCAATTTCTCCAGCTGTTTCTACAGGGCTAATGTTAACAGGCGTTGGTGAATCGTTTTCATATTCCATATACACATTTGCTCGTTCGAAGTGGCTGTCGAACGGGAAGGGTTTATGATGAAACCCATGCTTTTCATAAAGATAGATTGCTGCCCGTAAAATGTCATTGCTCTCAAGATAGAGAGTGCGGCCTTTTAATTCATGAAAGCGTTTTATCACATGCTTGATCATAAGAGCACCAGCCCCTAATCCTTGTGCGGCAGGTGTAACGCCCATCTTAGAGAGCTCATAGAGGCCATTTCCTTGGTGCTTAAGAGAGATTGCGCCAACGATAGACTGCTGATCGAGTTGGGCAAAATAAATCTCTCCACCCTTATCGAGAATATGCTGTTCAGGATCATTTAAGACAGTTTCATCAACTTCTTCAACACGAAAAAATTGAGTGAGCCATTCTAAATTGATCTGGGCAAAATCATTTCTATAGTCTGATGTGTAAGGGATAATTTCTATACGCATAACAAACCTAATCAATGACTTCGTTTGGATAGACGCCGTACAAAGTCGAAGTTTTGGCCCATGCTTTTACATTGTCAATCTCAAGACGGCACCAAGAAGTGGCACATGAGAGGATGCGACCGATAACGCCCTTATCGGCAATTATAGCTTTTTCGCTGCCTAGTATGGGTTCTTTGGTCAAGCTATGCCCATCTTTAGTGATCAATACTGTTCTTCTCCCTGACAAGACCTGTGTATGCATCCACCCAACGGTTCCGTCTAAGTCGCGAACTTTTCTCCATGGTCCATACTCGTCAATCACTTCGAGCGGGTAATATTTACGATGATAGACCCATTTGATTGGATAGTCCGTGCTAGGGCCCGTTCTCATATTGGCCACATTATGGGCTATGGAGACGAATCGAGGAAGAGGGTATCCAGAAGCGCCTCTTTCTTGTGCGTGACTTGGATTAGAAGCAATAAACAGACTGAAAAATGTAAAAATGACAGCGATATTTATTTGGAAGCAATTTTTTAAAGAAAAATCCATTTTATCCTCTTTATCCAGGGCTTGGGCGTGCAACAATGTTTGCACCATCAAGCACGATCTGCTAGAGACATCTAAACCAGTGGCTTAGAATGATCTTCTGTGAATAAGCATGTTATCATTGCGAATAAGGAAGAGAACATCAAGCCTTTTAATAGGATAATCGATAGGAATTTTTTCGGAATTCCTGAGGGTATGAGTAGATGAATTCTTCACTTCAAAGACCAAAAGTTATTGTAACAAGAAGACTGCCTGATGTTGTTGAAACGCGCATGGCGGAACTTTTTGATGTGACTTTGAATTTAACGGATACACCCTATACTCGAGAGCAGTTGATTGAGGCCGTTCAGACTGCGGATGTTCTAGTTCCGACAGTTACGGATAAAATCGATAGGCAGGTTATTGAGGCGGCAGGGCCGCAGCTTAAACTCATTGCTAATTTTGGGGCTGGTACCAATCATATTGATATGAAAGCAATTGGCGAAAAGAAAATTCCTGTGACGAATACTCCAGGGGTTTTGACAAATGATACGGCTGACTTGGCCCTATCGCTGCTGCTTGCTGTCCCGCGACGCATTCTTGAGGGTGAAAAAATCCTCCGTGAAGGCAAGTGGACAGGCTGGACTCCAACCTTTTTGATGGGCCAAAGATTACAAGGCAAGCGCCTGGGTATTGTGGGCATGGGGCGCATCGGGCAGGCAGTCGCGAAACGTGCCAAGGCATTTGATATCGCTGTTCATTATCATAATAGAAGCCGCCTCCCTCAGGAAATTGAAGCAGATTTAGAGGCTACATTCTGGGCAGATCTAGATCAAATGATTGGACGTATGGATTTCATCTCCATTAACTGTCCTCTCACGGAAGAGACACATCACCTTTTCAATCGTGAACGTCTCAAGAAGCTACAATCTCATGCGATTTTGATTAATACGGCACGCGGAGAGATTATTGATGAAGAAGCTCTTGCAGACATGCTTGAAATGAAGCGTATCGCAGGGGCAGGCCTTGATGTTTTTGAGCAAGAACCTGAGATCAACCCTAAGCTTTTGGAATTAGATAATGTTGTGCTCTTGCCGCATATGGGTAGTGCTACGATAGAAGGACGACAGGCAATGGGCGACAAAGTCTTGATCAACATCCAGAGCTTTATGGATGGGCATCGTTCTCCTGATCGTGTGATCCCTGAATAAATTGATTAAATAACCAATAAGAAAGTCAGGCGCGACACGTGCCTGTGACCGAGTATAAAAGAATGACAGAGTTAAAGAACATTCGTAACTTTTCGATCGTGGCTCATATTGACCATGGTAAATCCACCCTTGCGGATCGGTTGATTCAGTTTACAGGGGCACTTTCAGATCGCGAAATGACAAACCAAGTGCTTGATAATATGGATATTGAGCGCGAGCGTGGAATTACAATTAAAGCTCAGACTGTTCGCCTTGAATATAAAGGAAAAGACGGTGAAAACTACGTGATGAACCTGATGGACACCCCAGGCCACGTTGATTTTGCATATGAAGTTTCCCGCTGTCTCTCTGCTTGCGAAGGCTCTTTGCTAGTGGTTGATGCATCGCAAGGAGTTGAGGCTCAGACCTTGGCAAACGTCTATCAAGCGATTGAAAATGATCATGATATTGTTCCTGTCTTGAATAAGATTGACCTGCCCGCAGCAGAACCTGATCGCGTGCGTCAGCAAATCGAAGATGTCA is a window from the Temperatibacter marinus genome containing:
- a CDS encoding GNAT family N-acetyltransferase, with translation MRIEIIPYTSDYRNDFAQINLEWLTQFFRVEEVDETVLNDPEQHILDKGGEIYFAQLDQQSIVGAISLKHQGNGLYELSKMGVTPAAQGLGAGALMIKHVIKRFHELKGRTLYLESNDILRAAIYLYEKHGFHHKPFPFDSHFERANVYMEYENDSPTPVNISPVETAGEIALVKGFFRDYALWLESQTGLSLEFQGFSEEMATFPSKYRCLLLAYQNKKPVGAVALLDHDPTICEMKRLWVKPNVQKSGIGKALSICIMNRAKNYGYHTMRLDSLKRLAPAVRLYQSLGFKECDPYNENPEDDVTYMSKKL
- a CDS encoding SH3 domain-containing protein codes for the protein MDFSLKNCFQINIAVIFTFFSLFIASNPSHAQERGASGYPLPRFVSIAHNVANMRTGPSTDYPIKWVYHRKYYPLEVIDEYGPWRKVRDLDGTVGWMHTQVLSGRRTVLITKDGHSLTKEPILGSEKAIIADKGVIGRILSCATSWCRLEIDNVKAWAKTSTLYGVYPNEVID
- a CDS encoding 2-hydroxyacid dehydrogenase, which produces MNSSLQRPKVIVTRRLPDVVETRMAELFDVTLNLTDTPYTREQLIEAVQTADVLVPTVTDKIDRQVIEAAGPQLKLIANFGAGTNHIDMKAIGEKKIPVTNTPGVLTNDTADLALSLLLAVPRRILEGEKILREGKWTGWTPTFLMGQRLQGKRLGIVGMGRIGQAVAKRAKAFDIAVHYHNRSRLPQEIEADLEATFWADLDQMIGRMDFISINCPLTEETHHLFNRERLKKLQSHAILINTARGEIIDEEALADMLEMKRIAGAGLDVFEQEPEINPKLLELDNVVLLPHMGSATIEGRQAMGDKVLINIQSFMDGHRSPDRVIPE